A window of Phenylobacterium sp. NIBR 498073 genomic DNA:
GATCGACGCATGAAGGTGGCAGTCCTGGGCGGCGGGGTGATCGGCGTCACGTCCGCCTACTACCTGGCCAAGGCCGGTCACGAGGTGACCGTCATCGAACGTCAGCCGGGGCCGGCGCTGGAGACCAGCTTCGCGAACGCTGGTGAGATCTCGCCGGGCTACGCTTCGCCCTGGGCGGGGCCTGGCATTCCGGCCAAGGCGGTGAAGTGGCTGCTGATGGAGCATGCGCCGCTGATCCTGCGGCCCAAGCTAGACGCGGCGACTATCGGCTGGCTGCTGTCGATCCTGCGCAACTGCACCGAGGCGCGCTATGCGCTGAACAAGAGCCGCATGGTCCGGCTGGCCGAGTATAGCCGCGACCTGTTGATCGCGCTGCGTGCCGACACGGGCATCGCCTATGACGAGCGCAGCCGCGGCACGCTGCAGCTGTTCCGCACCCAGGCGCAGATGGACGGGATCGGCAAGGACGTTGAGGTGCTGAAGTCCTACGGCGTGCCCTACGAGGTTCTCGACGCCGCCGGCTGCGCGAAGGCCGAGCCGGGGCTGGCCAACGCGTTGGAGCCGATCGTCGGCGGCCTGCGCCTGCCGAACGACGAGACCGGCGACTGCTTCAAGTTCACCAACGCGCTGGCCGAGCTGGCCAGGGGGTTGGGGGTCGAGTTTCAGTTCGACACCTCTATCGCCGGGCTGCGCAAGGAGGGCGACCGGATCGCCGCCGTGCGGACCAGCCGCGGCGAGGTCGCGGCGGACGCCTTCCTGGTGGCGATGGGCAGCTATTCGCCGGCCCTGGTCGCGCCGTTTGGGATGCGGCTGCCGGTCTATCCGGTGAAAGGCTACTCGATCACCGCGCCGATCCTCGATCCCGAGCGTGCGCCGGTCTCGACCCTGTTGGACGAGAGCTACAAGGTGGCGATCACCCGGCTGGGCGATCGCATCCGGGTCGGCGGCATGGCCGAGATTTCCGGCTTCAACAACGACCTGCACCCGCGCCGGCGGCGCACGCTGGAGCATTCGATGCAGAGCCTGTTCCCCGGCGCGGGCGACGCGGGCGCA
This region includes:
- a CDS encoding D-amino acid dehydrogenase, giving the protein MKVAVLGGGVIGVTSAYYLAKAGHEVTVIERQPGPALETSFANAGEISPGYASPWAGPGIPAKAVKWLLMEHAPLILRPKLDAATIGWLLSILRNCTEARYALNKSRMVRLAEYSRDLLIALRADTGIAYDERSRGTLQLFRTQAQMDGIGKDVEVLKSYGVPYEVLDAAGCAKAEPGLANALEPIVGGLRLPNDETGDCFKFTNALAELARGLGVEFQFDTSIAGLRKEGDRIAAVRTSRGEVAADAFLVAMGSYSPALVAPFGMRLPVYPVKGYSITAPILDPERAPVSTLLDESYKVAITRLGDRIRVGGMAEISGFNNDLHPRRRRTLEHSMQSLFPGAGDAGAASFWSGLRPMTPDGTPVVGGTRIGNLYLNTGHGTLGWTMACGSGQVIADVISGAPCAIDTRDLAISRYSN